DNA sequence from the Patescibacteria group bacterium genome:
CAAAAGAAAGATTGTTTTTAGATGAAGAAGAGTATAAAATAATTGATAAAAAAATAGATATGAATGATAGCGTTGATAGAAAATTATTAAGAAAAGAAATAGAGGAATATTTAAGCGCGATAAAATTAAAATATAGAGAACCTATTATTTTGTTTTATTTTGAAGAAAAATCTTATGAAGAAATAAGCGATATTCTGCGAATTCCAAAAAGCACAGTGGGCGTTTTAATTTCAAGAGGTAAAAAAATTCTTAAACAAAATTTAGAAAAAAAAATGTATGGAAAAAAATAAATCTCAAAAATTTGAAGACAACATAATGAACGACATAAAAAGCGGGCGAGTTAAATTGCGCTCAAAGTATATTTTTTTAGCTGAGAAATTAGGCTTAGGCAGCGCTTTTGTTTTAAGCGTTGTTTTGTCAATTTTGTTTTTTAGCTTGTTTTTATTTTATATGAAAACAGCTGATAATTTAGAATATTTAAGTTTTGGTAAATACGGATTTTTAGCTTTTTTAGAATCTTTTCCATATTTATTGGTTGTAAGTTTTATTCTGTTTTTATTTATGGCAGGTTATTTAATTACAAAA
Encoded proteins:
- a CDS encoding sigma-70 family RNA polymerase sigma factor; this translates as KERLFLDEEEYKIIDKKIDMNDSVDRKLLRKEIEEYLSAIKLKYREPIILFYFEEKSYEEISDILRIPKSTVGVLISRGKKILKQNLEKKMYGKK